A genomic segment from Klebsiella africana encodes:
- the cycA gene encoding D-serine/D-alanine/glycine transporter: MVDQVKVAAVEQEPTEQSLRRNLTNRHIQLIAIGGAIGTGLFMGSGKTISLAGPSIIFVYMIIGFMLFFVMRAMGELLLSNLEYKSFSDFAADLLGPWAGYFTGWTYWFCWVVTGMADVVAITAYAQFWFPGLSDWVASLAVILLLLGLNLATVKMFGEMEFWFAMIKIVAIVALIVVGLVMVMMHFKSPTGVEASFAHLWNDGGWFPKGLSGFFAGFQIAVFAFVGIELVGTTAAETKDPEKSLPRAINSIPLRIIMFYVFALIVIMSVTPWSSVVPSKSPFVELFVLVGLPAAASLINFVVLTSAASSANSGVFSTSRMLFGLAQDGQAPKMFAKLSKRAVPAKGLTFSCMCLLGGVVMLMVNPSVIAAFTMITTVSAILFMFVWTIILCSYLAYRKNRPQLHEKSSYKMPLGKVMCWVCMAFFVFVLVLLTLEDDTREALMVTPLWFVLLGAGWLFAGKKRLAK; this comes from the coding sequence ATGGTAGATCAGGTTAAAGTCGCTGCTGTCGAGCAGGAGCCGACTGAACAATCGCTACGGCGAAATCTCACAAACCGACATATTCAGCTGATCGCGATTGGCGGAGCGATCGGCACCGGGTTATTTATGGGTTCTGGCAAAACCATCAGCCTTGCCGGACCATCCATTATTTTTGTTTATATGATTATCGGTTTTATGCTGTTTTTCGTGATGCGTGCCATGGGCGAATTACTGCTGTCGAACCTCGAATATAAATCCTTTAGTGACTTCGCGGCCGATCTGCTGGGGCCGTGGGCGGGCTACTTTACCGGCTGGACCTACTGGTTCTGCTGGGTAGTGACCGGAATGGCGGACGTTGTCGCCATCACCGCCTACGCGCAGTTCTGGTTTCCCGGACTCTCCGACTGGGTCGCCTCGCTGGCGGTGATCCTGCTGCTGCTGGGCCTGAACCTGGCCACCGTCAAAATGTTTGGCGAAATGGAGTTCTGGTTCGCGATGATCAAAATCGTCGCCATCGTGGCGCTGATCGTCGTCGGCCTGGTGATGGTGATGATGCATTTCAAATCGCCGACCGGTGTCGAAGCCTCTTTCGCCCATCTGTGGAATGACGGCGGCTGGTTCCCGAAAGGGCTGAGCGGCTTCTTTGCCGGCTTCCAGATTGCGGTGTTTGCCTTCGTGGGGATTGAGCTGGTGGGGACCACTGCCGCTGAAACCAAAGACCCGGAAAAATCCCTGCCACGGGCGATTAACTCCATCCCGCTGCGTATCATTATGTTCTACGTCTTCGCGCTGATTGTGATTATGTCGGTGACGCCGTGGAGCTCCGTGGTGCCGAGCAAGAGCCCGTTCGTTGAGCTGTTCGTGCTGGTCGGCCTGCCGGCGGCGGCGAGCCTGATTAACTTTGTGGTGCTGACCTCCGCGGCCTCCTCGGCCAACAGCGGCGTGTTCTCTACCAGCCGTATGCTGTTCGGTCTGGCGCAGGATGGTCAGGCGCCGAAGATGTTCGCCAAGCTGTCGAAGCGTGCGGTGCCGGCGAAGGGCTTAACCTTCTCCTGCATGTGCCTGCTGGGCGGGGTGGTGATGCTGATGGTCAACCCGAGCGTGATTGCTGCGTTCACCATGATCACCACGGTGTCGGCGATCCTGTTTATGTTCGTCTGGACCATCATCCTTTGCTCTTACCTGGCGTATCGTAAAAACCGCCCTCAGCTGCATGAAAAATCGAGCTACAAGATGCCGTTGGGTAAAGTGATGTGCTGGGTGTGCATGGCCTTCTTCGTCTTTGTACTGGTGCTGTTGACCCTGGAAGACGATACCCGTGAAGCGCTGATGGTCACTCCGCTGTGGTTTGTGCTGCTCGGCGCGGGCTGGCTGTTTGCCGGCAAAAAACGTCTGGCGAAATAA
- the fklB gene encoding FKBP-type peptidyl-prolyl cis-trans isomerase, translating to MATPTFDTIEAQASYGIGLQVGQQLSESGLQGLLPEALVAGIADALEGNQPQVPVEAVHRALREIHERADAVRRERFQAMAADGQKYLDENREKEGVNSTESGLQFRVLTQGEGPIPARTDRVRVHYTGKLIDGTVFDSSVARGEPAEFPVTGVIGGWIEALTLMPVGSKWELTIPHNLAYGERGAGASIPPFSTLIFEVELLDII from the coding sequence ATGGCAACCCCAACTTTTGACACTATCGAAGCGCAGGCAAGTTACGGTATCGGCTTGCAGGTTGGACAACAGCTGAGCGAATCCGGCCTGCAGGGGCTGCTGCCGGAAGCGCTGGTGGCGGGTATCGCCGATGCGCTGGAAGGTAACCAGCCGCAGGTGCCGGTGGAAGCCGTTCACCGCGCGCTGCGTGAAATCCACGAGCGTGCTGACGCTGTGCGTCGCGAGCGTTTCCAGGCCATGGCCGCTGACGGCCAAAAATACCTTGATGAAAACCGCGAGAAAGAGGGTGTGAACAGCACCGAGTCCGGTCTGCAGTTCCGCGTACTGACCCAGGGCGAAGGCCCGATTCCGGCGCGTACCGATCGCGTACGCGTGCACTACACTGGCAAACTGATCGACGGCACCGTCTTCGACAGCTCCGTCGCTCGCGGTGAACCGGCTGAATTCCCGGTAACCGGCGTGATTGGCGGCTGGATTGAAGCGCTGACTCTGATGCCGGTAGGTTCCAAATGGGAACTGACGATCCCGCACAACCTCGCCTACGGTGAGCGCGGCGCTGGCGCATCAATTCCTCCGTTCAGTACCCTGATCTTCGAAGTTGAACTGCTGGACATTATCTAA
- a CDS encoding LysM-like peptidoglycan-binding domain-containing protein, giving the protein MPGRVELTSILAKIWHAPDDFRLLDPLPPMHRRGIIAGFLLVIIGILLPADDNQSPAPTSREANLNLQSQSQPQAGGNQAVPLPPITNTPTVSDADQMAPVAPEPIQDEQPDQAQTPAASQPYQSSSQQSAPGIEQQWRTYRIESGKTLAQLFRDHGLPATDVYAMAQVEGAGKPLSTLQSGQTVQIRQNANGVVTGLTIDTGNGQQVLFTRQSNGSFVRAR; this is encoded by the coding sequence ATGCCCGGGCGCGTTGAACTGACATCTATTCTGGCGAAAATCTGGCACGCTCCGGATGATTTTCGCCTCCTGGACCCGCTGCCTCCGATGCACCGCCGGGGTATCATCGCTGGCTTTCTGTTAGTCATTATCGGTATTCTGCTCCCCGCCGACGATAACCAAAGCCCGGCCCCCACCAGCCGTGAAGCGAATCTGAACCTGCAGTCACAGTCCCAGCCGCAAGCTGGCGGCAATCAGGCCGTTCCGCTGCCGCCGATCACTAATACGCCTACCGTGAGCGACGCCGATCAGATGGCCCCGGTCGCTCCGGAGCCGATTCAGGATGAGCAGCCGGATCAGGCGCAGACGCCCGCTGCCTCCCAGCCTTATCAATCCTCATCACAGCAGTCCGCGCCGGGTATTGAGCAGCAATGGCGGACCTATCGCATCGAGTCAGGCAAAACCCTGGCGCAGCTGTTCCGCGATCATGGGCTGCCGGCCACTGACGTCTACGCCATGGCGCAGGTTGAAGGCGCTGGCAAGCCACTAAGTACTTTGCAGAGCGGACAGACCGTGCAGATTCGGCAGAACGCCAACGGCGTGGTCACCGGGCTCACTATCGATACCGGCAACGGCCAGCAGGTGCTGTTTACCCGCCAGTCGAACGGCAGCTTTGTGCGTGCGCGATAG